A stretch of the Aphis gossypii isolate Hap1 chromosome 2, ASM2018417v2, whole genome shotgun sequence genome encodes the following:
- the LOC114127512 gene encoding uncharacterized protein CG43867 isoform X4 yields the protein MGQPLSSKHEYLLSELEKRVLEAETRAVEAEGKVRVMEERLQAEWSTHQPDQAEKEQAISKLATQVEEQRQLRLQDAKMVEAKAARIKEWVTNKLRDLEAQNQHLREQNHKCNQQLELLRRHMAQLSADKMAVSACAGSSSPRTSTSSLHRANSTGSTHALSDNEPVYAQVDRHHKNRTPERSQRTHRRHMSACVQVPTTESADEPDMPIHEQLVNDLTTAADSLNLNAAIRPKSVCIESDIAHDYAEIYTPSREKLPWDKTCNKPPTPPLHRFPSWESRIYQVANEGLSAAPTEPTLTTAAVVPPTRVVTSQGYCDISVPVYATVKGRASQIRSSPFTGDSSDDSSDGEGEHTNTANTHSMATRITNSSSTDNTDTSLSSSSPSKSHKTASTFSPVKHNSSGSPSKNTSMESGISDDYAIPPDAMSCGEDSTEWSSLVLRLNLNGAAVVADSPSRCAKTGVLDKSGHLAKLGGKLKTWRRRFFVLSNGKLRYWKTQNDIARKPQREITIDDLCRITRADGAATFEISTTKKTFYLTADSIAAMEDWVKVLQNVQRHNATKLLLNNENNKPTIQGWLTKVRNGHAKRCWCVLVGKTFLYFKSSTDTSAFGQINMRDCRVETVDHVSDSDSEERDSNQPPTIALHPSHQGPPTYLLMSSKQEKDSWLYHLTVVSGSGSQSGSQFEQLIQKLMEASGDPNCVLWKHPTLLHSKEAISSPLTTLSIESLQYEAIKLFKSCQLFMSVAIENAGIDYHVVLAQNALQLCLDNWELQAELLCALVKQTSRHASHKHGVQVFSKLRHRSLFTCDAALASSPTISTTQSVVPGSPNHSMTAPSSPATSSLLDHCKANPPTYVFVQGWQLLALAVSLYIPKNTKLLWFLKLHLKRNIDNKTECGKYAAYCERALERTILNGTREVKPSRMEVLSILLKNPYHHSLPHSIPVHMLNGTYQVVGFDGSTTIEEFLCTLNQETGCRDSHQSGFTLFSDDPIEKDLEHYIESQAKLCDVISKWETALREKGSGKFENTRVIRLIFKNRLYFKSFVKKESDRERLLLCYQVNQQVVQGRFPLTKELALELAALMAQIDFGEFYCDKNRGSGGTTKELQVLQALDKFYPFRYRDGASQEAIKHLQTGLQEKWMSLKGRNLVDCVRIYLTCTRKWPYFGCTLFQAKMKHGENTVLPGTIVWLAVSEDSISLLELRSMQLIETYMFGQVLTFGGCQDDFMLVIASDSAIIESHKLLFSLSKPKILEITLLIADYMNALSQNSASLSGTLSRNMQPDILKATPDHQLHRNDSQIKKRIDS from the exons GTGCGTGTTATGGAGGAACGGCTACAAGCCGAATGGAGTACTCATCAACCTGATCAAGCGGAGAAAGAACAAGCAATTAGCAAGCTGGCGACCCAGGTTGAGGAACAG CGTCAGCTGAGGCTTCAAGATGCTAAAATGGTTGAAGCAAAAGCAGCGCGCATCAAGGAATGGGTGACCAACAAACTAAGAGACTTAGAGGCTCAGAACCAGCACCTCAGAGAGCAGAACCACAAGTGCAACCAGCAACTGGAATTGCTCAGGCGTCATATGGCTCAGCTGAGCGCCGACAAAATGGCTGTGAGTGCTTGCGCCGGGTCATCGTCGCCGCGCACCAGTACATCATCTTTACACAGGGCAAACAGCACAGGTTCCACGCA CGCACTGTCCGACAACGAACCGGTTTACGCCCAAGTGGACCGGCACCATAAAAATCGGACTCCCGAACGGTCGCAGCGAACGCACCGGCGACATATGTCCGCTTGCGTCCAAGTGCCGACTACCGAGTCTGCTGATGAACCGGACATGCCTATTCACGAACAGTTGGTCAACGATCTAACCACCGCCGCTGACTCACTAAACCTCAACGCCGCAATCAGAC CAAAATCCGTATGTATCGAGTCAGATATCGCCCACGACTACGCGGAGATTTATACGCCAAGCCGAGAAAAACTACCATGGGATAAGACATGTAACAAGCCCCCAACCCCACCTTTGCATAGGTTCCCATCCTGGGAATCTCGAATCTACCAAGTGGCTAACGAAGGCCTTTCAGCAGCGCCAACGGAACCTACCTTGACCACTGCTGCTGTTGTGCCTCCAACCCGAGTAGTAACGTCGCAAGGGTATTGTGATATAAGTGTTCCGGTGTATGCTACTGTCAAAGGC AGAGCCAGTCAGATCAGGTCCAGTCCATTCACTGGTGACTCGTCGGACGATTCGAGTGACGGCGAAGGAGAGCACACTAACACGGCGAACACACACAGTATGGCTACTAGAATCACAAACAGCAGTAGCACCGACAATACTGACACCTCTCTGTCCAGTTCCAGTCCCAGCAAGAGTCACAAGACTGCGTCAACGTTCTCGCCGGTTAAACACAACTCCTCTGGGTCACCATCGAAAA ATACTTCGATGGAGTCAGGCATATCGGACGATTATGCGATCCCACCTGATGCGATGTCATGTGGCGAAGATTCAACGGAATGGTCGTCGTTGGTGCTTAGGTTGAACTTGAACGGTGCTGCAGTTGTCGCAGATAGTCCGAGCAGATGTGCTAAGACTGGTGTACTCGACAAATCAGGACATTTAGCCAAGCTTGGTGGGAAGTTGAAAACTTGGAGACGACGATTCTTCGTGTTGAGCAACGGGAAACTGCGTTATTGGAAAACACAG AATGATATAGCGCGCAAACCACAACGTGAAATCACAATCGACGATCTATGTCGAATAACCCGAGCTGATGGTGCTGCTACATTCGAAATATCAACGACCAAAAAGACATTTTACCTAACAGCAGATTCAATCGCTGCCATGGAAGATTGGGTTAAAGTcttacaa AACGTTCAAAGACACAACGCTACCAAGTTGCTACTGaacaacgaaaataataaaccgaCTATTCAAGGGTGGTTAACTAAAGTGAGAAATGGACATGCCAAACGGTGCTGGTGTGTACTCGtaggaaaaacatttttatatttcaaatcgtCAACAGATACG agtgCATTTGGACAAATAAACATGCGTGATTGCCGTGTAGAAACTGTTGATCATGTTTCAGACTCTGATAGTGAAGAACGAGATTCCAATCAGCCGCCTACAATAGCTTTACACCCATCGCATCAAGGTCCTCCAACTTATTTACTAATGTCTTCTAAGCAAGAAAag GATTCTTGGTTATACCATCTTACTGTAGTTTCGGGAAGTGGATCACAATCTGGATCACAGTTTGAACAgcttattcaaaaactaatggAAGCATCGGGAGATCCAA ATTGTGTGTTATGGAAACATCCGACTCTTTTGCATTCCAAGGAAGCAATTAGTTCACCATTGACTACTCTATCAATTGAATCTTTACAATATGAAgccattaaattattcaaa agttgTCAGTTATTCATGTCAGTAGCCATCGAAAATGCTGGTATTGATTATCATGTAGTATTAGCACAGAATGCATTACAATTGTGCTTGGACAACTGGGAACTGCAGGCTGAGTTATTATGTGCTCTAGTTAAACAGACATCTAGACATGCGTCCCACAAACATGGAGTCCAGGTATTCTCCAAACTGCGGCATCGT TCGCTGTTCACCTGTGATGCCGCCCTGGCTTCATCACCAACCATCAGCACGACCCAGTCAGTGGTACCAGGATCACCAAACCACAGCATGACAGCACCATCAAGCCCAGCTACATCATCATTACTAGACCACTGCAAAGCCAATCCTCCCACTTACGTATTTGTCCAGGGTTGGCAGTTGTTGGCACTCGCTGTATCACTCTATATACCAAAAAACACCAAACTCCTTTGGTTCCTCAAACTGCATTTAAAACGCAATATTGATAACAA gactGAGTGTGGAAAGTATGCTGCATACTGTGAACGCGCGCTTGAACGAACAATATTGAATGGAACACGAGAAGTGAAACCGTCCAGAATGGAAGTActgtcaattttattaaaaaatcccTATCACCATTCATTGCCACACTCTATACCCGTCCATATGCTTAATGGAACCTACCAG gTTGTTGGTTTTGATGGATCAACAACTATTGAAGAGTTTTTATGCACGCTTAATCAAGAAACTGGATGCCGAGATAGTCATCAATCAGGTTTCACTTTGTTTAGCGACGATCCCATTGAAAAAGATTTGGAACATTATATTGAATCGCAAGCAAAG ttgtgtGATGTAATATCTAAATGGGAAACAGCACTACGTGAAAAGGGTTCTGGAAAATTTGAGAATACTAGGGTCATACgactgattttcaaaaataggcTGTATTTCAAATCATTTGTGAAGAAGGAGTCTGATCGCGAGAGGTTGTTACTTTGTTATCAAGTAAATCAACAAGTGGTTCAAGGCCGATTCCCTCTTACCAAAGAGCTTGCACTGGAATTAGCTGCTTTAATGGCACAG ATCGATTTTGGTGAattttattgtgataaaaatcGTGGTAGTGGTGGTACTACTAAAGAATTACAAGTACTTCAAGCACTTGATAAATTTTATCCATTCCGATACCGTGACGGGGCTTCTCAAGAAGCAATAAA acaTCTTCAAACTGGTCTTCAAGAGAAATGGATGTCTTTAAAAGGACGGAATTTAGTTGATTGCGTTAGGATATACTTGACTTGTACTAGAAAGTGGCCATATTTTGGATGCACTCTTTTCCAAGCCAAA ATGAAACATGGAGAAAATACTGTACTGCCAGGTACTATTGTATGGTTAGCTGTTTCTGAAGACAGTATCAGTCTGTTGGAATTACGTTCAATGCAACTCATTGAAACATATATGTTTGGACAAGTTCTGACATTTGGTGGTTGTCAGGATGATTTTATGTTAGTTATAGCATCTGACTCTGCTATCATAGAATCCCATAAACTTTTGTTTTCTCTGAGCAAACCAAAG atCCTTGAAATAACATTGTTGATTGCTGACTACATGAATGCATTATCTCAGAACAGTGCATCACTTAGCGGTACACTGAGTCGTAATATGCAGCCTGACATATTAAAAGCTACTCCAGACCATCAATTGCATAGAAATGATTCACAAATCAAGAAGCGTATTGACTCAtga
- the LOC114127512 gene encoding uncharacterized protein CG43867 isoform X3: MSNTNLTDDDSESCSGTVAVSIVAAAAEHDESSAEDQLLFLKLSELEKRVLEAETRAVEAEGKVRVMEERLQAEWSTHQPDQAEKEQAISKLATQVEEQRQLRLQDAKMVEAKAARIKEWVTNKLRDLEAQNQHLREQNHKCNQQLELLRRHMAQLSADKMAVSACAGSSSPRTSTSSLHRANSTGSTHALSDNEPVYAQVDRHHKNRTPERSQRTHRRHMSACVQVPTTESADEPDMPIHEQLVNDLTTAADSLNLNAAIRPKSVCIESDIAHDYAEIYTPSREKLPWDKTCNKPPTPPLHRFPSWESRIYQVANEGLSAAPTEPTLTTAAVVPPTRVVTSQGYCDISVPVYATVKGRASQIRSSPFTGDSSDDSSDGEGEHTNTANTHSMATRITNSSSTDNTDTSLSSSSPSKSHKTASTFSPVKHNSSGSPSKNTSMESGISDDYAIPPDAMSCGEDSTEWSSLVLRLNLNGAAVVADSPSRCAKTGVLDKSGHLAKLGGKLKTWRRRFFVLSNGKLRYWKTQNDIARKPQREITIDDLCRITRADGAATFEISTTKKTFYLTADSIAAMEDWVKVLQNVQRHNATKLLLNNENNKPTIQGWLTKVRNGHAKRCWCVLVGKTFLYFKSSTDTSAFGQINMRDCRVETVDHVSDSDSEERDSNQPPTIALHPSHQGPPTYLLMSSKQEKDSWLYHLTVVSGSGSQSGSQFEQLIQKLMEASGDPNCVLWKHPTLLHSKEAISSPLTTLSIESLQYEAIKLFKSCQLFMSVAIENAGIDYHVVLAQNALQLCLDNWELQAELLCALVKQTSRHASHKHGVQVFSKLRHRSLFTCDAALASSPTISTTQSVVPGSPNHSMTAPSSPATSSLLDHCKANPPTYVFVQGWQLLALAVSLYIPKNTKLLWFLKLHLKRNIDNKTECGKYAAYCERALERTILNGTREVKPSRMEVLSILLKNPYHHSLPHSIPVHMLNGTYQVVGFDGSTTIEEFLCTLNQETGCRDSHQSGFTLFSDDPIEKDLEHYIESQAKLCDVISKWETALREKGSGKFENTRVIRLIFKNRLYFKSFVKKESDRERLLLCYQVNQQVVQGRFPLTKELALELAALMAQIDFGEFYCDKNRGSGGTTKELQVLQALDKFYPFRYRDGASQEAIKHLQTGLQEKWMSLKGRNLVDCVRIYLTCTRKWPYFGCTLFQAKMKHGENTVLPGTIVWLAVSEDSISLLELRSMQLIETYMFGQVLTFGGCQDDFMLVIASDSAIIESHKLLFSLSKPKILEITLLIADYMNALSQNSASLSGTLSRNMQPDILKATPDHQLHRNDSQIKKRIDS; encoded by the exons GTGCGTGTTATGGAGGAACGGCTACAAGCCGAATGGAGTACTCATCAACCTGATCAAGCGGAGAAAGAACAAGCAATTAGCAAGCTGGCGACCCAGGTTGAGGAACAG CGTCAGCTGAGGCTTCAAGATGCTAAAATGGTTGAAGCAAAAGCAGCGCGCATCAAGGAATGGGTGACCAACAAACTAAGAGACTTAGAGGCTCAGAACCAGCACCTCAGAGAGCAGAACCACAAGTGCAACCAGCAACTGGAATTGCTCAGGCGTCATATGGCTCAGCTGAGCGCCGACAAAATGGCTGTGAGTGCTTGCGCCGGGTCATCGTCGCCGCGCACCAGTACATCATCTTTACACAGGGCAAACAGCACAGGTTCCACGCA CGCACTGTCCGACAACGAACCGGTTTACGCCCAAGTGGACCGGCACCATAAAAATCGGACTCCCGAACGGTCGCAGCGAACGCACCGGCGACATATGTCCGCTTGCGTCCAAGTGCCGACTACCGAGTCTGCTGATGAACCGGACATGCCTATTCACGAACAGTTGGTCAACGATCTAACCACCGCCGCTGACTCACTAAACCTCAACGCCGCAATCAGAC CAAAATCCGTATGTATCGAGTCAGATATCGCCCACGACTACGCGGAGATTTATACGCCAAGCCGAGAAAAACTACCATGGGATAAGACATGTAACAAGCCCCCAACCCCACCTTTGCATAGGTTCCCATCCTGGGAATCTCGAATCTACCAAGTGGCTAACGAAGGCCTTTCAGCAGCGCCAACGGAACCTACCTTGACCACTGCTGCTGTTGTGCCTCCAACCCGAGTAGTAACGTCGCAAGGGTATTGTGATATAAGTGTTCCGGTGTATGCTACTGTCAAAGGC AGAGCCAGTCAGATCAGGTCCAGTCCATTCACTGGTGACTCGTCGGACGATTCGAGTGACGGCGAAGGAGAGCACACTAACACGGCGAACACACACAGTATGGCTACTAGAATCACAAACAGCAGTAGCACCGACAATACTGACACCTCTCTGTCCAGTTCCAGTCCCAGCAAGAGTCACAAGACTGCGTCAACGTTCTCGCCGGTTAAACACAACTCCTCTGGGTCACCATCGAAAA ATACTTCGATGGAGTCAGGCATATCGGACGATTATGCGATCCCACCTGATGCGATGTCATGTGGCGAAGATTCAACGGAATGGTCGTCGTTGGTGCTTAGGTTGAACTTGAACGGTGCTGCAGTTGTCGCAGATAGTCCGAGCAGATGTGCTAAGACTGGTGTACTCGACAAATCAGGACATTTAGCCAAGCTTGGTGGGAAGTTGAAAACTTGGAGACGACGATTCTTCGTGTTGAGCAACGGGAAACTGCGTTATTGGAAAACACAG AATGATATAGCGCGCAAACCACAACGTGAAATCACAATCGACGATCTATGTCGAATAACCCGAGCTGATGGTGCTGCTACATTCGAAATATCAACGACCAAAAAGACATTTTACCTAACAGCAGATTCAATCGCTGCCATGGAAGATTGGGTTAAAGTcttacaa AACGTTCAAAGACACAACGCTACCAAGTTGCTACTGaacaacgaaaataataaaccgaCTATTCAAGGGTGGTTAACTAAAGTGAGAAATGGACATGCCAAACGGTGCTGGTGTGTACTCGtaggaaaaacatttttatatttcaaatcgtCAACAGATACG agtgCATTTGGACAAATAAACATGCGTGATTGCCGTGTAGAAACTGTTGATCATGTTTCAGACTCTGATAGTGAAGAACGAGATTCCAATCAGCCGCCTACAATAGCTTTACACCCATCGCATCAAGGTCCTCCAACTTATTTACTAATGTCTTCTAAGCAAGAAAag GATTCTTGGTTATACCATCTTACTGTAGTTTCGGGAAGTGGATCACAATCTGGATCACAGTTTGAACAgcttattcaaaaactaatggAAGCATCGGGAGATCCAA ATTGTGTGTTATGGAAACATCCGACTCTTTTGCATTCCAAGGAAGCAATTAGTTCACCATTGACTACTCTATCAATTGAATCTTTACAATATGAAgccattaaattattcaaa agttgTCAGTTATTCATGTCAGTAGCCATCGAAAATGCTGGTATTGATTATCATGTAGTATTAGCACAGAATGCATTACAATTGTGCTTGGACAACTGGGAACTGCAGGCTGAGTTATTATGTGCTCTAGTTAAACAGACATCTAGACATGCGTCCCACAAACATGGAGTCCAGGTATTCTCCAAACTGCGGCATCGT TCGCTGTTCACCTGTGATGCCGCCCTGGCTTCATCACCAACCATCAGCACGACCCAGTCAGTGGTACCAGGATCACCAAACCACAGCATGACAGCACCATCAAGCCCAGCTACATCATCATTACTAGACCACTGCAAAGCCAATCCTCCCACTTACGTATTTGTCCAGGGTTGGCAGTTGTTGGCACTCGCTGTATCACTCTATATACCAAAAAACACCAAACTCCTTTGGTTCCTCAAACTGCATTTAAAACGCAATATTGATAACAA gactGAGTGTGGAAAGTATGCTGCATACTGTGAACGCGCGCTTGAACGAACAATATTGAATGGAACACGAGAAGTGAAACCGTCCAGAATGGAAGTActgtcaattttattaaaaaatcccTATCACCATTCATTGCCACACTCTATACCCGTCCATATGCTTAATGGAACCTACCAG gTTGTTGGTTTTGATGGATCAACAACTATTGAAGAGTTTTTATGCACGCTTAATCAAGAAACTGGATGCCGAGATAGTCATCAATCAGGTTTCACTTTGTTTAGCGACGATCCCATTGAAAAAGATTTGGAACATTATATTGAATCGCAAGCAAAG ttgtgtGATGTAATATCTAAATGGGAAACAGCACTACGTGAAAAGGGTTCTGGAAAATTTGAGAATACTAGGGTCATACgactgattttcaaaaataggcTGTATTTCAAATCATTTGTGAAGAAGGAGTCTGATCGCGAGAGGTTGTTACTTTGTTATCAAGTAAATCAACAAGTGGTTCAAGGCCGATTCCCTCTTACCAAAGAGCTTGCACTGGAATTAGCTGCTTTAATGGCACAG ATCGATTTTGGTGAattttattgtgataaaaatcGTGGTAGTGGTGGTACTACTAAAGAATTACAAGTACTTCAAGCACTTGATAAATTTTATCCATTCCGATACCGTGACGGGGCTTCTCAAGAAGCAATAAA acaTCTTCAAACTGGTCTTCAAGAGAAATGGATGTCTTTAAAAGGACGGAATTTAGTTGATTGCGTTAGGATATACTTGACTTGTACTAGAAAGTGGCCATATTTTGGATGCACTCTTTTCCAAGCCAAA ATGAAACATGGAGAAAATACTGTACTGCCAGGTACTATTGTATGGTTAGCTGTTTCTGAAGACAGTATCAGTCTGTTGGAATTACGTTCAATGCAACTCATTGAAACATATATGTTTGGACAAGTTCTGACATTTGGTGGTTGTCAGGATGATTTTATGTTAGTTATAGCATCTGACTCTGCTATCATAGAATCCCATAAACTTTTGTTTTCTCTGAGCAAACCAAAG atCCTTGAAATAACATTGTTGATTGCTGACTACATGAATGCATTATCTCAGAACAGTGCATCACTTAGCGGTACACTGAGTCGTAATATGCAGCCTGACATATTAAAAGCTACTCCAGACCATCAATTGCATAGAAATGATTCACAAATCAAGAAGCGTATTGACTCAtga